In the Verrucomicrobiota bacterium genome, TCTCGCCCTCGGTTCCGGGGCCGGGATTCTGCTCGTGCTCATTGCCGGCAAAATCATCCTCGACCTTGCGCTGCACCTCAAAGAACGCGAGCGCGGCGCCATCAACCTGTTCCCACGAAGAACACCAAGGTTGTAAAGGGGTCAGTTCTTGATATTGCTGTATGAGGCGTAGCCGGCGAAACTCGCGACGCCGTGGCGCTCCTTTATCCGACCGCCGAGGAAGCCCGCATCACCTGCGCCATCGTGGACGCCGCCGTGCGCGTGTGCGACGTGAATCGGGCGGGCGAGGGCGCGGCACCACACTGGATTTGCGAGATGCCGGCGGGCGGCTTACTGTCGGCGCGTTTGCCATGAACGAAGTCACTACCCGCATCGAATCCGCGCTCGGCGAACCCGCGCGCCATCTGGACACGGCCGCGCTGGAAGCCGGCTTGCGCGCGCTGCCGGCGGCGCCGAAGGAAGCCGGGCGGCTCACGGGCATTGTGCGCCGACCGACGAAGGACGCGCGCGAAGTCCTCGCCAGCGCGCACGTTTCGCCGGAGGCGGGGCTGCCTGGCGACGCTTGGGCGGGACGATCAACGCCCGATCCCGCCGCGCAGCTGGCCGTGATGCAGACGGGCGTCGCCGAACTGGTCGCCAACGGCCAGTCGCTCGCGCTGTTTGGTGACAATCTCTTCGTGGACCTCGATCTCTCCGTGGCGAAC is a window encoding:
- a CDS encoding MOSC domain-containing protein, whose translation is MNEVTTRIESALGEPARHLDTAALEAGLRALPAAPKEAGRLTGIVRRPTKDAREVLASAHVSPEAGLPGDAWAGRSTPDPAAQLAVMQTGVAELVANGQSLALFGDNLFVDLDLSVANLPVGSRLRVGGAVVEVTPMPHDGCHKFNARFGADALRFVNMKPTRHLNLRGIYWRVIEAGDIEVGSPVEVLSRPAMD